In one window of Nakamurella sp. PAMC28650 DNA:
- a CDS encoding Fur family transcriptional regulator gives MTSIGRFEQMLREAALSVTRPRLAVLRAVETHPHADTDSIIGAVKVDHPQVSRQTVYDCLHRLAAAGLLRVIQPSGSVARYESRVVDNHHHLVCRACAVITDVDCAVGEAPCLTASDDNGFSIDEAEVTYWGLCPECSARSVPPAPIPNSRKDSRV, from the coding sequence ATGACATCGATCGGGCGTTTCGAGCAGATGTTGCGGGAGGCCGCGTTGAGTGTGACGCGCCCGCGGCTGGCGGTGCTTCGCGCGGTGGAAACGCATCCGCACGCCGACACGGATTCGATCATCGGCGCGGTGAAGGTCGATCATCCCCAGGTGTCCCGCCAGACGGTCTATGACTGTCTGCACCGGCTGGCCGCGGCGGGTCTGCTGCGGGTCATTCAGCCGTCGGGTTCGGTGGCGCGGTATGAGTCGCGGGTGGTGGACAACCACCACCACCTGGTGTGCCGGGCGTGCGCCGTCATCACCGATGTGGACTGTGCCGTCGGTGAGGCCCCCTGCCTCACTGCCTCCGACGACAACGGCTTCTCGATCGACGAGGCCGAGGTCACCTACTGGGGCCTGTGCCCCGAATGCTCCGCTCGCTCGGTGCCCCCGGCCCCGATCCCCAACTCCCGGAAGGATTCCCGTGTCTGA
- a CDS encoding tyrosine-type recombinase/integrase, whose product MRREAAVPIDEELETEICRQQTIVAEQWPGAHPHLFPALTGNANGQRAMTYYSYRLMMLHWLKVCDIRDEQGDPVHLTPHQWRHTFACRLINRDVPQEVVRVLLDHESTQMTAHYARITDQTPSATLGTGHQGQHQRRTRHP is encoded by the coding sequence ATGCGCCGCGAGGCGGCCGTGCCGATCGATGAGGAACTAGAAACCGAGATCTGCAGGCAGCAAACAATAGTCGCTGAACAATGGCCCGGCGCCCACCCGCACCTGTTCCCCGCTTTGACCGGCAACGCCAACGGGCAACGCGCGATGACCTACTACAGCTACCGACTGATGATGCTGCATTGGCTGAAGGTCTGCGACATCCGCGACGAACAAGGCGATCCCGTGCATCTGACTCCCCATCAATGGCGTCACACCTTCGCCTGCCGACTGATCAACCGCGACGTCCCGCAGGAAGTCGTCCGGGTGCTGCTGGACCACGAATCAACCCAGATGACCGCCCACTACGCCCGGATCACCGACCAGACGCCTTCGGCGACGCTGGGAACAGGCCACCAAGGTCAACATCAACGGCGAACACGTCACCCTTGA
- a CDS encoding IS110 family transposase encodes MLFVGDDWAEDHHDIELEDDAGKKLAKIRLPEGLEGVTRLHAVLAAHAPPEWTELPADEAAAQVIIGIETDRGPWVTALRAAGYQVFAINPLSSARYRERYSTSGAKSDAGDAHVLAEIVRLDRAHHRQIAGDSDLADAVKLLARAHQTAVWERTRQQLRLRSALNEFFPIAVQAFSDLTALDSLLLLGRAPDPERAKKLTRSQIVSALTAARRHHVQDKADALLALLRAPALRQPLATEAAYAAVVTAHVAMLMTFNEQIRQLGEVVAENFGHHPAAEIYLSQPGLGIVLAARVLGEFGDDKTRFANARARKNYSGQSPITRASGKKTTVLARFATNRRLGDALHQQAYSALSGSRGARAYYDAMRARNIGHHAALRQLANRLVGIQHGCIKTGTLYDENTAWQHHEAVAQTTAA; translated from the coding sequence ATGCTGTTCGTCGGGGACGACTGGGCCGAGGACCATCACGACATAGAACTGGAGGACGATGCGGGCAAGAAGTTGGCCAAGATCCGACTCCCGGAAGGATTGGAGGGGGTCACCAGACTGCACGCCGTGCTCGCCGCCCACGCCCCACCGGAATGGACCGAACTGCCGGCCGATGAAGCCGCCGCACAGGTCATCATCGGCATCGAAACCGACCGCGGTCCGTGGGTGACCGCACTTCGTGCAGCCGGCTACCAGGTGTTCGCGATCAACCCGCTGTCCTCGGCGCGATACCGGGAACGCTATTCCACCTCCGGCGCCAAGAGCGACGCCGGAGACGCGCACGTGCTGGCCGAGATCGTCCGTTTGGACCGGGCCCACCATCGCCAGATCGCCGGTGACAGCGACCTGGCTGATGCGGTGAAGTTGCTCGCCCGCGCCCACCAGACCGCAGTGTGGGAACGGACCCGCCAGCAACTTCGCCTGAGATCCGCGCTCAATGAGTTCTTTCCCATTGCAGTGCAGGCTTTCTCAGACTTGACGGCGCTCGACAGTCTTCTCCTTTTAGGCCGGGCACCGGACCCAGAGCGCGCCAAGAAGCTGACCCGCAGCCAGATTGTCTCTGCGCTGACCGCCGCACGTCGCCATCACGTCCAGGACAAAGCCGACGCTCTCCTGGCCCTATTACGAGCACCAGCGCTGCGCCAACCACTGGCCACCGAAGCCGCCTACGCGGCGGTCGTCACCGCGCACGTGGCGATGCTGATGACATTCAACGAGCAGATCCGGCAGCTCGGCGAGGTGGTGGCAGAAAATTTTGGCCACCACCCGGCCGCTGAGATCTACCTCAGCCAGCCGGGCCTGGGCATCGTCCTCGCCGCCCGTGTGCTCGGAGAATTCGGCGACGACAAGACCAGGTTCGCCAACGCCCGAGCCCGCAAGAATTACTCCGGGCAGAGCCCGATCACCCGAGCCTCCGGCAAGAAAACCACGGTCCTGGCAAGGTTTGCCACCAACCGACGACTCGGTGACGCGCTGCATCAACAGGCCTACTCCGCATTGAGCGGCTCACGCGGCGCCCGGGCCTACTACGACGCGATGCGCGCCCGCAACATCGGTCACCACGCCGCGCTCCGGCAGCTGGCAAATCGGCTCGTAGGCATCCAGCACGGTTGCATCAAGACCGGGACCCTCTACGACGAGAACACCGCCTGGCAGCATCACGAAGCTGTCGCGCAGACCACCGCAGCTTGA
- a CDS encoding ISAs1 family transposase, translating into MSSSPRYTVVDQFDEDEFPDIPTAPAALLRALRSVPDPRSARGRRHGLSTILAVAACAVIAGARSFVAIAEWAADTAPAVLAKLGVSSERPCESTIRRTLNRINADGLDVIVGTWAAVVATASKTFQVIAVDGKSVRGSAVAGGRCRHLLSALTHTAGLVLGQLDVDVKTNEIPMFAELLDNIELLGALVTADAMHCQKIHAKYLVEQRGAHYLLTVKGNQPTLRRRLAQLPWNDVDVTDTQKDRGHGRIEKRTLKVTGQVWAGSQGFLLVSWVRAARAGTPCFAVVCR; encoded by the coding sequence ATGTCATCATCACCCAGGTATACCGTCGTTGACCAATTCGACGAAGATGAGTTCCCCGACATCCCCACGGCGCCGGCGGCGTTGCTCCGAGCCCTGCGATCGGTTCCCGACCCCCGCAGCGCGCGCGGCCGCCGGCACGGCTTGTCCACCATTTTGGCGGTGGCCGCGTGCGCGGTGATCGCCGGTGCCCGCTCCTTCGTCGCCATCGCCGAATGGGCCGCCGACACCGCACCAGCAGTATTGGCCAAACTTGGCGTATCCAGTGAGAGACCCTGCGAGTCGACGATCCGGCGAACCCTGAACAGGATCAACGCCGACGGTTTGGATGTCATCGTCGGGACCTGGGCCGCTGTGGTCGCCACCGCGTCGAAAACATTTCAAGTGATCGCAGTCGACGGCAAATCGGTCCGGGGATCCGCCGTGGCCGGCGGCCGGTGCCGACATCTGCTCTCAGCGCTCACTCACACCGCAGGCCTGGTCCTGGGGCAGTTGGACGTCGATGTCAAAACCAACGAGATCCCCATGTTCGCCGAGCTTTTAGACAACATCGAGTTGCTCGGTGCGTTGGTCACCGCCGATGCGATGCACTGCCAGAAAATCCATGCCAAGTATCTCGTGGAGCAACGCGGAGCGCATTACCTGCTCACCGTGAAAGGTAACCAACCGACGCTGCGGCGGCGACTGGCCCAACTCCCATGGAACGACGTCGACGTCACCGACACCCAGAAGGACCGCGGACACGGACGGATCGAGAAACGAACCCTCAAGGTAACTGGTCAGGTGTGGGCGGGTAGCCAGGGGTTCCTGCTGGTCAGCTGGGTGAGGGCGGCCAGGGCTGGTACGCCGTGTTTTGCGGTCGTTTGTAGGTAG
- a CDS encoding IS66 family transposase, whose translation MTQPTYAELVELIVEMRTELNILRAENAALKVRVADLEARLRTNSQNSSKPPSADGPGKAKTRSLRTPSTRKPGGQDGHRGQTSAQVADPDVVIRHEPSCCTGCGSDLADATEVGCSRRQVFDIPPIKVHVTEHQIISRRCHCGKTSTGDTPAQAGGPVQYGPVMCAVVIYLFMGQFLSKKRTAQAISELFGIPVSDGTVAAVTSRAAGDLGEFLAQVTARLKSSPVVHFDETGLRCEGRNHWLHSASTPAFTRLFFHRRRGTEAMAKMNILPGFTGTAVHDAWAPYDTYTAARHALCNAHLLRELQAVTDHHHASNTDLPGAWCWAQQVRDALLTLHKAAAAHPDTPVDQAVIAAETVKIRHALLAATHPDGAIGRKHRALARRIHRREVDYLKFASDPAIPFTNNPTEQEIRMTKIRQKISGTMRTEKGAGHFADLRSYLQTTAKHGVPALAALTQLTSRNPWLPAHT comes from the coding sequence ATGACGCAGCCGACGTACGCCGAACTGGTGGAACTGATCGTCGAAATGCGCACCGAACTGAACATCCTCCGCGCCGAGAATGCGGCATTAAAGGTGCGGGTCGCGGACCTGGAAGCACGGTTGCGGACCAACTCGCAGAACTCCTCGAAGCCACCATCGGCGGACGGACCCGGCAAGGCGAAGACCAGGTCGCTGCGCACGCCGTCCACACGCAAGCCCGGCGGACAGGACGGGCACCGCGGGCAGACTTCAGCCCAGGTCGCCGACCCGGATGTGGTGATCCGCCACGAACCGAGCTGCTGCACTGGCTGCGGATCGGATCTGGCCGATGCGACCGAGGTTGGCTGCTCACGCCGGCAGGTCTTCGACATCCCGCCGATCAAAGTGCACGTCACCGAACATCAGATCATCAGCCGCCGCTGCCACTGCGGGAAGACCTCGACCGGCGACACACCCGCCCAGGCGGGCGGACCCGTGCAGTACGGGCCGGTGATGTGCGCGGTCGTCATCTATCTGTTCATGGGGCAGTTCCTGTCCAAGAAGCGGACCGCCCAGGCCATCAGCGAACTGTTCGGCATTCCTGTCTCTGATGGCACCGTCGCCGCGGTGACCAGTCGCGCCGCCGGTGACCTGGGCGAATTTTTGGCCCAGGTCACCGCCCGCTTGAAATCCTCTCCGGTGGTGCACTTTGATGAGACCGGGCTGCGCTGCGAAGGTCGCAACCACTGGCTGCACTCCGCGTCCACCCCGGCCTTCACCAGACTGTTCTTCCACCGCAGACGCGGTACCGAAGCGATGGCCAAGATGAACATCCTGCCCGGCTTCACCGGCACCGCCGTCCACGACGCGTGGGCACCGTATGACACCTACACCGCCGCGCGGCATGCGCTGTGCAATGCGCATCTGCTCCGCGAGCTACAGGCCGTCACCGACCACCACCACGCCAGCAACACAGACCTGCCCGGCGCCTGGTGCTGGGCGCAGCAAGTCCGCGACGCGCTGCTCACCCTGCACAAAGCGGCCGCCGCCCACCCCGACACCCCCGTCGACCAGGCGGTCATCGCCGCCGAAACCGTCAAGATCCGGCACGCCCTCCTCGCCGCCACCCACCCCGACGGCGCCATCGGCCGCAAACACCGAGCACTGGCCCGCCGCATCCACCGCAGAGAAGTCGACTACCTCAAATTCGCCTCCGACCCGGCGATCCCGTTCACCAACAACCCCACCGAACAAGAGATCCGCATGACCAAGATCCGACAGAAAATATCGGGCACCATGCGCACCGAAAAAGGAGCCGGACACTTCGCGGACCTCCGCTCCTACCTACAAACGACCGCAAAACACGGCGTACCAGCCCTGGCCGCCCTCACCCAGCTGACCAGCAGGAACCCCTGGCTACCCGCCCACACCTGA
- a CDS encoding DUF6262 family protein: MNQQVLTNLDRMIEGIQTPHPPTYLPPHDEAPMRSDNSAHLLAAARKRASQTRRQAEAALTRITADAAPVTFDSVAREAGVSRSWLYAQPNLRAEIDRLRQQTPAKTAPAPPPPPQHASDTSTPSTTHPPSSQPRRRLQLEITSGRFTANAAWLVLACIAFNLMRSAEPLLWKDRWWQQPAGQHSLQPGLP; this comes from the coding sequence ATGAACCAACAAGTCCTGACCAACCTCGACCGCATGATCGAAGGCATCCAAACACCCCACCCACCAACCTATCTCCCACCTCACGACGAGGCTCCGATGCGATCTGACAACTCCGCGCACCTACTCGCAGCGGCCCGGAAACGAGCCAGCCAGACCCGCCGCCAGGCCGAGGCCGCCCTCACACGGATCACCGCCGACGCCGCGCCCGTCACGTTCGACTCCGTCGCCCGCGAAGCCGGCGTGTCCCGCTCCTGGCTCTACGCCCAACCGAACCTACGCGCAGAAATCGACCGGCTCCGGCAACAAACTCCCGCAAAGACCGCGCCCGCACCGCCGCCGCCGCCCCAACACGCCTCCGACACCTCAACACCGTCCACGACGCATCCTCCCAGCTCACAGCCCCGCCGACGGCTCCAGCTCGAGATAACGTCCGGACGGTTCACAGCCAACGCTGCATGGTTGGTGTTGGCGTGCATCGCTTTCAACCTAATGAGATCAGCCGAACCTCTCCTCTGGAAGGATCGGTGGTGGCAGCAGCCGGCGGGACAGCACTCACTTCAACCTGGCCTTCCCTGA
- a CDS encoding transposase — protein sequence MTVYFTAVRPDQLPLKVVTIAAGILFPHAAQAIQVSRKVRSIRSKKWHTETVYAVTDLHPTQASAAQLGTWLRGHWSIENRLHWVRDVTFGEDLSQARTGNGPQVMATLRNLAIGLLRLDGARNIAEAVRHHARDPHRPLKLVLTS from the coding sequence ATGACAGTCTATTTCACCGCGGTGAGACCTGACCAGTTACCCCTCAAAGTCGTCACCATCGCCGCGGGAATTCTGTTTCCGCACGCCGCCCAGGCGATTCAGGTGAGCAGAAAAGTCCGGTCGATCCGATCCAAGAAGTGGCATACCGAGACCGTCTACGCGGTCACCGACCTGCACCCGACCCAGGCGTCCGCCGCGCAGCTGGGCACCTGGCTCCGAGGACACTGGTCGATTGAAAACCGTTTGCACTGGGTCCGGGACGTCACCTTCGGTGAAGACCTGTCCCAGGCCCGCACCGGCAACGGACCCCAGGTCATGGCCACACTACGAAACCTGGCCATCGGACTTCTTCGACTGGACGGAGCCCGCAACATCGCAGAAGCCGTCCGACATCACGCCCGAGACCCCCACCGACCACTCAAACTCGTGCTGACCAGCTAA